The Metabacillus litoralis genome contains a region encoding:
- a CDS encoding transglutaminase TgpA family protein encodes MKTPKDQEGISITLLYYLFAFILLWEWLRPLGEFTDTANTFIFVFFIAVSFVMTFFRLRWFITFPVKMFIILFMLHGLYFEGMFFSFLWIKDLIGDIAFNLSLVPSAEWMGMTSAFRSLLFFILLWLLVYLIHYWILFQKRIFFFFVLTLLYITVLDTFTPYDASYAIVRVVLIGFFMLGLLYFDRLKKLENLKVKKLASLRWIMPLLAFIMLSMILAILAPKASPQWPDPVPYITAVGREDEGGSGTKKIGYSPNDENLGGSFVGDDTEVFTHISSDRHYWRVESKDVYTGKGWEASDPDAEREVITSIQDEVTWIDDRVKTKSLESAVTINEEYRYLHVIYPLGLTAIKTEANLPIYLNRNTELISPFQKQGDGSREEFLTYQVEYELPSYPLNEMKKAQAFENIPDGFVERYTQLPDTLPERVRELAVSLTETKSNQYDKVKAIEDYLGRPEFTYDKEDVAIPEGDQDYVDQFLFETFKGYCDNFSTSMIVLLRSIDIPARWVKGYTEGDFVQTVENSNSEYKVTNNNAHSWVEVYFTGVGWVPFEPTKGFVNPYDLVSDYKDTPNQQEVEEEKEPVEEEEKEPEETPEKPEQTNKETSSSTSDFFGLFSLRLGSTSLYGIMIVTAILAFAIFKTRTKWIPKLIILKYKNRNDDQVFFQAYESLLKQFARRGIKRKEGQTLRDYARYIDRYFHMGHMTALTENYERALYRRDDAKQEWNKSVELWENLIKRTSS; translated from the coding sequence GTGAAAACACCTAAAGACCAGGAAGGGATATCTATTACTCTTCTGTATTATCTGTTTGCATTTATCCTGCTATGGGAATGGTTAAGACCTCTTGGGGAATTTACTGATACAGCGAACACCTTTATTTTTGTGTTTTTTATTGCTGTCAGTTTTGTTATGACATTTTTCAGGTTGCGATGGTTCATCACATTTCCGGTAAAAATGTTCATTATTTTGTTTATGCTTCACGGGTTATATTTTGAAGGAATGTTTTTTAGTTTCCTTTGGATAAAGGACCTAATTGGTGATATTGCCTTTAATCTTTCGTTAGTACCAAGTGCGGAATGGATGGGGATGACTTCAGCTTTTCGATCATTGTTATTTTTTATTTTGCTTTGGTTACTTGTTTATTTAATACACTATTGGATTTTGTTCCAAAAGAGAATTTTCTTTTTCTTTGTGTTAACGCTCCTTTACATTACAGTGTTAGATACCTTTACTCCATACGATGCATCCTACGCAATTGTAAGAGTTGTTTTAATAGGTTTCTTTATGCTTGGGCTCCTGTATTTTGACCGATTGAAGAAACTAGAGAATTTAAAAGTGAAAAAGCTTGCTTCCCTTAGATGGATCATGCCACTACTTGCTTTTATCATGCTTTCTATGATTCTAGCCATTTTAGCTCCTAAGGCATCACCACAGTGGCCTGATCCAGTTCCGTATATTACAGCTGTTGGGCGAGAAGATGAAGGGGGTAGCGGTACAAAGAAAATTGGGTATAGCCCAAATGATGAAAACTTAGGTGGATCATTCGTAGGGGATGATACCGAAGTTTTCACCCATATATCTAGTGATCGACATTATTGGCGAGTAGAATCTAAGGATGTGTATACAGGGAAGGGATGGGAAGCTTCTGACCCTGATGCAGAACGTGAAGTCATTACATCAATTCAAGATGAAGTTACTTGGATAGATGATCGTGTGAAGACAAAAAGCCTGGAATCGGCCGTTACAATCAATGAAGAATACCGATATTTACATGTTATTTATCCTTTAGGTTTAACGGCTATAAAGACAGAGGCGAATTTACCAATTTATCTGAACCGAAATACAGAATTAATCTCTCCTTTTCAGAAGCAAGGCGACGGATCAAGAGAGGAATTCTTAACTTATCAGGTTGAGTATGAGCTTCCCTCTTATCCATTAAATGAAATGAAAAAAGCACAGGCTTTTGAAAATATACCTGATGGGTTTGTTGAAAGATACACACAGCTACCTGATACATTACCTGAACGGGTGAGAGAACTTGCTGTGTCTCTTACAGAAACAAAATCTAATCAATACGATAAAGTGAAAGCAATAGAAGACTATTTAGGAAGGCCGGAATTTACTTATGATAAGGAAGATGTGGCCATACCTGAAGGTGATCAAGATTATGTAGATCAATTTCTCTTTGAAACATTCAAAGGTTATTGTGATAATTTTTCTACTTCTATGATTGTTTTACTAAGATCAATTGATATTCCTGCAAGATGGGTGAAAGGATACACAGAAGGTGACTTTGTTCAAACTGTAGAGAACAGTAATAGCGAATATAAAGTAACAAATAATAATGCCCATTCATGGGTTGAAGTGTATTTCACTGGAGTGGGATGGGTTCCGTTTGAACCTACTAAAGGCTTTGTAAACCCTTATGATTTGGTAAGTGACTATAAAGATACACCAAATCAGCAAGAGGTAGAAGAGGAGAAGGAACCTGTTGAAGAAGAGGAAAAGGAACCTGAAGAAACTCCAGAAAAGCCTGAGCAAACTAACAAAGAAACATCTTCTTCTACAAGTGATTTCTTCGGTCTCTTTAGTCTGCGTCTAGGGAGTACCAGTTTATATGGTATTATGATCGTTACAGCAATACTAGCTTTTGCGATTTTCAAAACTAGGACGAAATGGATACCAAAGCTTATCATTTTAAAATATAAAAACCGTAACGATGACCAAGTATTCTTTCAAGCTTATGAATCACTATTAAAACAATTTGCCCGGCGTGGTATTAAAAGGAAAGAAGGCCAAACCTTGAGGGATTATGCTCGGTATATTGATCGATATTTTCATATGGGCCATATGACAGCCTTAACGGAAAACTATGAAAGAGCATTGTATCGACGCGATGATGCAAAACAAGAATGGAATAAGTCAGTTGAATTGTGGGAAAATTTAATTAAAAGAACATCGTCTTGA
- a CDS encoding DUF58 domain-containing protein, with amino-acid sequence MTLLTRFKAGWKVLSLLFLTLAAFSYAMFQGGFVSWFLFYSFLPFALYSFLLMIYPIRTFQVTRRINQEQFSVGQRFIGTITVKRSFPFPLFYLLVEDELNDKLKGVQKLKEPKKLFFPWFKKSISFSYALLEMPRGEHQFKSVRIRTGDLFGLIEKEVSLEVENYFLVYPSTVDLAYHSKQKQYEQGSASTLTKYWQDSTMAVGVREYQPGDKFAWIDWKATARRDSIMTKEFEQMQSHDVVVFIDRSHSEAFESVVSYTASMIRAVVKSGARVGLVSVGQQQKMFPLQADEQHVSSIFYHLAKVDWDSQTPFSAVLGGNYLNKEMKQVTSILVTSALNMELARKLELLSARQQTFILYLIKEKLHELSKEESVLVERLKQRQVHVSVVKEQDANKRFKEVNI; translated from the coding sequence ATGACATTATTAACGAGATTTAAAGCTGGCTGGAAGGTCTTATCCCTCTTATTTCTTACCTTAGCAGCATTTAGTTATGCAATGTTTCAAGGTGGATTTGTTAGCTGGTTTCTTTTTTATAGCTTTCTACCGTTTGCTCTCTATTCTTTCTTACTAATGATCTACCCAATCCGCACCTTCCAAGTAACAAGGAGGATTAATCAGGAGCAGTTTTCAGTTGGACAGAGGTTTATAGGTACAATAACGGTTAAAAGATCTTTTCCTTTCCCGTTATTTTATTTATTAGTTGAAGATGAGCTTAATGATAAATTAAAGGGTGTTCAAAAACTTAAAGAGCCAAAAAAACTCTTTTTTCCGTGGTTTAAGAAGTCGATCTCCTTTAGCTATGCCCTTCTTGAGATGCCTCGAGGTGAACACCAATTTAAATCGGTCCGCATAAGAACAGGGGATTTATTTGGTCTAATTGAAAAGGAAGTTTCTTTAGAGGTTGAAAACTATTTTCTAGTTTACCCTTCAACTGTTGATTTAGCTTATCATTCAAAGCAAAAACAGTATGAGCAAGGATCAGCATCAACATTAACTAAGTATTGGCAGGATTCAACCATGGCTGTCGGTGTAAGGGAATATCAACCAGGAGATAAATTTGCTTGGATTGATTGGAAAGCTACGGCTAGAAGAGATTCAATTATGACAAAGGAATTTGAACAAATGCAAAGTCACGATGTTGTTGTATTTATTGACAGGTCACATTCTGAGGCATTTGAATCAGTTGTTTCCTATACCGCATCAATGATTCGCGCTGTTGTTAAAAGTGGCGCTAGGGTAGGGTTAGTTTCAGTTGGGCAGCAGCAAAAGATGTTTCCGCTGCAGGCTGATGAGCAGCATGTAAGCAGCATCTTTTACCATTTGGCAAAAGTTGATTGGGATAGCCAAACACCTTTTTCTGCTGTACTTGGAGGTAACTATTTAAATAAGGAAATGAAACAAGTTACCAGTATTCTTGTTACCTCAGCTCTAAACATGGAGTTGGCGAGAAAGCTCGAGTTATTATCAGCTCGTCAGCAGACATTTATTCTATACCTTATAAAAGAGAAGCTTCATGAACTTTCAAAAGAAGAGTCTGTTTTAGTTGAAAGATTGAAGCAGCGTCAAGTTCATGTAAGTGTAGTAAAAGAACAGGATGCAAATAAGCGTTTTAAAGAGGTGAATATCTAG
- a CDS encoding AAA family ATPase: MSQYEAMHPKLGRVIENIENVMVGKRDVSILSLVAILAGGHVLLEDVPGVGKTMMVRALSKSIGAEFKRIQFTPDLLPSDVTGVSIYNPKELKFEFREGPIFGNIILADEINRTSPKTQSALLEGMEEGSITVDGTTRILTKPFFVMATQNPVDYEGTYPLPEAQLDRFLFKLRMGYPTKAEEFEVLTLAERERPIYKIESVISNEELVELQNEIQFVYVDDTIKNYIIEITGKTRKHPSVYLGASPRASIALMKAAQAYAFILGRDYIIPDDIQYLAPYTLAHRIILRSEAKFEGKSADELIHDIISKTPVPVQRSLSGKS, translated from the coding sequence ATGTCTCAATATGAAGCAATGCATCCAAAACTCGGTCGAGTTATTGAAAATATCGAAAACGTAATGGTAGGAAAACGTGATGTTAGTATTTTAAGCCTTGTGGCCATTCTAGCTGGAGGTCATGTGCTGCTTGAAGATGTTCCGGGTGTCGGAAAAACGATGATGGTTCGCGCTCTTTCGAAATCGATAGGGGCCGAATTCAAGAGAATTCAGTTTACACCAGACTTACTTCCCTCGGATGTGACGGGAGTTTCTATTTATAATCCAAAAGAATTAAAATTTGAGTTCCGTGAAGGACCTATCTTTGGAAATATCATTTTGGCAGATGAAATTAATCGTACCTCTCCAAAAACACAGTCCGCTTTGTTAGAAGGAATGGAAGAAGGAAGCATTACTGTTGATGGTACAACAAGAATACTTACGAAACCATTTTTTGTTATGGCTACACAAAACCCAGTTGATTATGAAGGAACATATCCGCTTCCGGAAGCTCAGTTAGATCGCTTCTTATTTAAGTTAAGGATGGGGTACCCAACCAAAGCGGAAGAATTTGAAGTGTTAACATTAGCAGAAAGAGAAAGGCCTATCTATAAAATAGAAAGTGTAATCTCAAATGAAGAATTAGTTGAGTTGCAAAATGAAATTCAGTTTGTTTATGTGGATGATACGATTAAGAACTATATTATTGAAATCACTGGGAAAACAAGAAAGCATCCTTCTGTTTATCTTGGCGCAAGTCCACGTGCGTCAATCGCGTTAATGAAGGCCGCACAAGCATATGCGTTTATCTTGGGTAGAGATTATATTATTCCTGATGATATTCAATACCTTGCTCCGTATACGTTGGCTCACCGGATTATTTTAAGGTCAGAGGCGAAGTTTGAGGGGAAATCTGCTGATGAACTTATACATGATATTATTTCTAAAACACCAGTACCGGTTCAAAGGTCTTTAAGTGGTAAATCATGA